Below is a genomic region from Enterobacter hormaechei subsp. xiangfangensis.
CGTCAGTCATGATCGGAGACGGCTTAAGCAGGATATGACGCGCATGCACTTCAGTAACCGAAATGTTCTGGCTCTGGCCGCGCAGGTCGTTCACTTTCAGAATGTGGAAGCCCACACCGGAACGGATTGGACCGACGATATCGCCTTTCTTCGCGGTGCTCAGCGCCTGGGCAAACAGGGATGGCAGCTCCTGAATACGCCCCCAGCCCATCTGGCCGCCTTTCAGCGCCTGCTGGTCAGCGGAATACGTGATCGCCAGCTTGCCGAAGTCATCGCCATTACGCGCCTGCTCAACGATAGCGCGCGCCTGGCTTTCCGCCTCTGCCGCCTGATCGGAGGTTGGGTTTTCCGGCAGTGGGATCAGGATGTGGCTCAGGTTAAGCTCTGTGCTGGCATCATTCTGATTCCCCACCTGTTTTGCCAGGGCATCCACTTCCTGCGGCAGGATGGTGACGCGGCGACGGACTTCATTATTACGCACTTCTGAAATCAGCATCTCTTTACGGATCTGATTGCGGTAGGTGGCGTAGCTGATGCCGTCATAGGCGAGGCGGCTACGCATCTGGTCCGGGGTAATGTTGTTCTGCTTTGCAATGTTGGCGATCGCCTGATCGAGCTGCTCGTCAGAGATCTTCACACCCATTTTCTGGCCCATTTGCAGGACAATCTGATCCATGATCAGACGTTCCAGGATCTGGTGGCGCAGCGTAGCGTCATCCGGAAGTTGTTGACCTGCCTGGCCCGAGTTGAGCTTTACAGATTTCATCAAACCGTCAACGTCACTTTCAAGCACGACGCCGTTGTTAACCACAGCCGCGACTTTATCGACAACCTGTGGGGCCGCGAAGCTGGTATTCGCAACCATAGCGACACCGAGTAGCAGCGTTTTCCAGTTCTTCATACTTTTTCCATTTCAATTAACCGCAAAGCGGATTACGTTGTAAATCAAGCATATTACAATGAACTACGATACGGCAGAATGTTCGAGCGCAGCATCTGCTGCGTGCCCAGACCGTAGTTAGAACTCAGGCCGCGCAACTCGATATTAAAGCCAATCACGTTATCGTATTTACCCTGACTGTTTTGCGTATCCCAACCGTTAAGTTTGCGTTCGTAACCGACACGTATTGCGTAACAGCAGGAGTTATATTGCAGACCCAGCATCTGGTCAGCAGGTTTTTGGGCATTCGTGTCATAGTAGTAGGCCCCGACGACTGACCAACGATCGGCAATCGGCCAGCTCGCGGCGGTACCCACCTGTGAAATACCGTCTTTGTATGGGTCGGAAGTGGAATAATTAGGCAGTGTCGCCTGAATGTATTCCGGGCTGGCGTATCGGTATGTCAACTGCAACATACGGTCTTCATCACGACGATACTCGATGGCAGCGCTGCCCGTCGCGATATTGTCCAGTCGAGTATCGTACTGAACACCACCGCGCAGACCCCAACGATTCGTCATGCGCCAGTAAGTGTCGCCCGCCCATACCAGTGAGCCCGTTTTGTTGTCTTTCTCCCACTGAATTTTATCATCGCCAGTGCGTGATTCTGTGAAATAGTAGATTTGACCAACAGAAACGTTAAAACGTTCAACGGCAGCATCATCATATATGCGCGTTGTGACGCCGGTCGTTAACTGGTTAGCAGACGCAATACGGTCAAGGCCGCCGTAGGTACGGTCGCGGAACAGGCCGCTATAGTCAGATTGCAGTAAAGACGAGTCGTAGTTTTGAATCTTGCTCTGATCGCGATAAGGCACGTACAGATACTGCATACGTGGCTCAAGCGTCTGGGTATATCCATCCGCGAGCATGCCCATATCGCGTTCGAAAATGAGCTTGCCGTCCATTTTAAACTGAGGGAGGACACGGTTTACTGAATCTGCAAGATCGTTCGCGTTGTTCGGATTCGCATTGTATTTATCAATATTTTTCTGCTGGTAGTGGGTAGCCATCACTTTGGCTTCGGTATTCAGGCTAGCCCAGTCGTTTGACCACGGCAGGTTGATCGTCGGCTCGATATGCAGACGCGTAGCTTCCGGCATATCTGAGTTGGTGTTGACGAAATGGACCGCCTGAGCGTAAACGCGCGTGTCGAAAGGACCCACATCGTTCTGGTACCAGTTCACGTCCAGCTGCGGCTCTGCACCGTAGGTGCTGTTTGTTTGCGTATCAAATACCTGGAACTGTTTGGTCGACACCGTCGCGTCAAAGTTCTCAATGGCGTAGCCCACGCTGAATTTCTGCGTGGCGTAACCGTCGGTACTGGAGCCGTATTTAGAATCAAAGTCGTTGAAGTAATACGGATCGCTGACTTTGGTGTAGTCGATGTTGAAGCGCCACACCTGATCCAATACCCCGGCGTGCTTCCAGTAGTACATCCAGCGGTGCTTATCACCTTCGCTTGGATGTTCGTCCTGGAAGACCTTATCTGATGGCAGATAATCAAATTCCATCAGACCCGCGCCCGCCTTGGTCAGATAGCGGAATTCGTTCTCCCACATGATGTTGCCGCGCTTATGGATATAGTGCGGCGTGATCGTGGCGTCCATGTTGGGCGCAATGTTCCAGTAGTACGGCAGGTAGAACTCAAAGTAGTTCGATGTGCTGTACTTGGCGTTCGGGATCAGGAAACCTGAACGACGTTTGTCACCCACGGGCAGTTGCAGGTAAGGACTATAGAAAATGGGCACCGGGCCGAGTTTAAAACGAGCGTTCCAGATCTCTGCAACCTGTTCTTCACGGTCGTGGATCACTTCACTGCCCACAACGCTCCAGGTATTTGACCCTGGCAAACAGGAGGTAAACGTGCCGTTTTCGAGAATGGTGTAGCGGTTTTCGCCGCGCTGCTTCATCAGGTCCGCGGTACCGCGCCCCTGACGACCGACCATCTGGTAATCACCTTCCCAGACGTTGGTGTCTTTGGTATTCAGATTCGACCAGGCTTTCGGACCTTTCAGGATGACCTGATTGTCGTCATAGTGCACATTACCCAGCGCATCCACCGTACGGACAGGCGCCTGAGCACCTTCCGGTTGCTTCTGGTGCAATTGCACTTCGTCAGCAAGCAGGCGACTATTGCCCTGGTTAATATCGACATTGCCCGTAAAGGTTGCATTGTCAGGATAATTACCTTTTGCGCTGTCGGCATTAATGGTGACGGGTAAGTCATTCGTATCGCCTTTCACCAGTGGGCGATTGTAACTTGGGACGCCAAGCATACACTGCGAGGCGAGATCGGCTGCGAGCCCCTGTTGGCTATACAGGGCGGTGCCAATCATTGTGGCCAGAAGGGTGGGGATACGTTTTTTCATACGTTGTATTTTATTGTTCCGTCATCAGTGGCTACGGCTTACAAACGCTCAGAGACTATCTTACTCATCAGCGCAGTACCAGCGTTAATCCTGCCCGTTTGCGCGCCAGAGTGTTAGGCTCGCTATCGAATGACGAGTATGATAATGCAAATTATAGGCGATGTCCCTCAATTGACCGTGGCGCGACCACTGTAATGATGGCGTTGCGTCGGCCAGGAACATGACCATTCGGGGAGTATATGCAGTATTGGGGTAAAATAATCGGCGTTGCGTTCGCAATTATTATGGGTGCCGGATTCTGGGGTGTCGTTCTTGGCCTCATTATCGGCCATATGTTTGATAAAGCACGCAGCCGCAAAATGGCCTGGTTTGCCAACCAGCGCGAGCGCCAGTCACTCTTTTTCTCCACCACCTTCGAGGTGATGGGGCACTTAACCAAATCAAAAGGGCGCGTAACGGAAGCCGATATTCAGGTGGCCAGCGTCTTTATGGATCGCATGAATCTGCACGGCGAATCCCGCATCGCGGCGCAGAATGCGTTCCGGATTGGTAAATCAGATAACTACCCGCTGCGTGAAAAAATGCGGCAGTTCCGTAGCATCTGTTTCGGGCGTTTTGATTTAATTCGGATGTTTCTGGAAATTCAAATCCAGGCCGCCTTCGCGGATGGTTCTCTGCATCCGAATGAACGGGACGTTTTATATGTGATTGCCGAAGAGCTGGGCATTTCCCGCATGCAGTTCGACCAGTTCCTGCGTATGATGCAGGGCGGCGCGCAGTTTGGCGGTGGTTATCAGCAACAGCACTCCTCCGGCGGCTGGCAGCAGGCGCAGCGTGGCCCTACGCTTGAAGATGCCTGCAACGTCCTCGGCGTGAAGTCGTCTGACGATGTCACGACCATCAAACGCGCCTATCGTAAGCTGATGAGCGAGCACCATCCGGATAAGCTGGTGGCGAAAGGCCTGCCGCCAGAGATGATGGAGATGGCGAAGCAAAAAGCGCAGGAAATTCAGAAAGCCTACGAGCTGATTAAAGAGCAGAAAGGTTTTAAATAAAAAATGGCCCGACAGTGTCGGGCCATTTTTTCAGAAGTCCACCGGGGCTTTGAACGTCATGGCGTTGCCGAAAGCAGGGTGGGTAATGGTGAGCGTCTGCGCATGCAGTTGCAGGCGCGGCGCTAAGGCCAGCGCTTCCGGCGGCGCATAGAATCTGTCCCCCAGAATCGGGTGACCCATCGCAAGCATATGCACACGCAGCTGGTGGGAGCGCCCGGTAATCGGCTTTAGCAGGACGCGCGCGGTGTTATCCGGCGCGTACTCCAGCACTTCATACTCGGTTTGCGCGGCCTTGCCGGTTTCATAACACACCTTCTGCTTTGGCCGGTTCGGCCAGTCGCAAATCAGCGGTAAATCCACCAGCCCTTCCGCCTGCGCCGGATGACCCCAGACGCGCGCGACATACTGCTTCTTCGGCTCGCGCTCGCGGAACTGACGCTTCAGCTCGCGTTCTGCCGCTTTATTCAGAGCCACCACAATCACGCCGCTGGTCGCCATATCCAGACGATGGACAGACTCGGCCTGGGGATAATCACGCTGGATACGCGTCATCACGCTGTCTTTATGCTCTTCCAGACGCCCCGGCACGGATAACAAGCCGCTCGGCTTGTTAACCACCATAATGTGCTCATCCTGATACAGAATGACCAGCCACGGATCCATCGGGGGATTGTAGGGCTCCATTACCATCTTGCGCTCCGCTTACTGATGCGTCACAACGATAAGACGCAGGGCGTCGAGACGCCACCCCGCCTGATTCAGGCTTTCCAGCACCTGCTGGCGGTTGCTCTCAATGGCGGCCAGCTCATCGTCACGAATGTTCGGGTTCACCGCTTTCAACGCTTCCAGGCGCGACAGCTCGGCAGAAAGCTTCTCATCGGCTTCGCTACGCGCCGCATCGATCAGTTCTCTGGCCGCTTTTTCGGCCTGGGCTTCACCCAGTTGCAGAATGGCATGCACGTCCTGCTGCACCGCATTCACCAGCTTGCTGCCGGTATGGCGGTTCACCGCGCTCAGCTGACGGTTGAAGCTTTCAAACTCTACCTGACCGGCCAGATTCGTACCGTTTTTATCCAGCAGCAGACGCACCGGGGTTGGCGGCAGGAAGCGGTTAAGCTGAAGCTGTTTCGGCGCCTGCGCTTCCACAACGTAGATCAGCTCCACCAGCAGCGTGCCCACAGGTAAGGCTTTGTTCTTCAACAGGGAGATGGTGCTGCTGCCGGTATCGCCTGAGAGGATCAGATCCAGGCCATTGCGGATCAGCGGGTGCTCCCAGGTGATGAACTGTGCGTCTTCGCGGGACAGCGCCACATCACGCTCAAAGGTGATGGTGCAGCCGTCTTCCGGCAGGCCCGGGAAATCCGGCACCAGCATATGATCGGACGGGGTCAGCACGATCATGTTCTCGCCGCGATCGTCCTGGTTAATGCCGACGATGTCGAACAGGTTCATGGAGAAGCTAATCAGGCTGGTGTCATCGTCCTGTTCTTCAATACTTTCGGCCAGCTGCTGCGCTTTTTCACCGCCGTTGGAGTGGATCTCCAGCAGGCGATCGCGCCCCTGCTCCAGCTGGGCTTTCAGCGCGTCGTGCTTCTCTCGACAGGATTTGATCAGCTCATCAAAGCCCTCGGTGTTTTCCGGCGCCGCAAGGTAACCGATCAGGTCTGCATGCACCTGATCGTAAATGGTGCGGCCGGTCGGGCAGGTATGTTCAAACGCATCCAGGCCTTCGTGGTACCAGCGAACCAGAACGGACTGGGCGGTTTTCTCCAGATACGGAACGTGGATCTGAATATCGTGCGCCTGACCGATACGATCCAGACGGCCGATACGCTGCTCAAGCAGATCCGGATTAAACGGCAGATCGAACATCACCAGATTGCTGGCGAACTGGAAGTTACGGCCTTCAGAACCGATTTCGGAGCACAGCAGAACCTGCGCGCCGCTGTCCTCTTCACTAAACCACGCCGCAGCGCGGTCGCGCTCGATAATAGACATGCCTTCATGGAACACGGCGGCGCGAATACCTTCGCGCTCGCGCAGCACTTGTTCAAGTTGCAGGGCGGTGGCTGCCTTGGCGCAGATCACCAGCACCTTCCGGGAACGGTGCGCGGTCAGATAACCCATCAACCACTCCACGCGCGGATCGAAGTTCCACCAGGTGCCAGTGTCGCCTTCAAATTCCTGATAAATCTGCTCCGGATAGAGCATGTCGCGCGCGCGATCTTCCGCAGATTTACGGGTGCCCATAATGCCGGAGACTTTGATCGCCGTCTGGTACTGGGTCGGCAGCGGCAGTTTGATGGTGTGCAGTTCGCGTTTCGGGAAGCCTTTTACACCGTTACGGGTGTTACGGAACAGCACGCGGCTGGTGCCGTGGCGGTCCATCAGCATGTCGATCAGCTCTTTACGCGCAGATCCCGCATTATCGCTGTCGCTGTTCGCGGCCTGAAGCAGCGGCTCAATATCCTGCTCGCCGATAAGATCGCTGAGGGTGTTAA
It encodes:
- the rluA gene encoding bifunctional tRNA pseudouridine(32) synthase/23S rRNA pseudouridine(746) synthase RluA, with the protein product MVMEPYNPPMDPWLVILYQDEHIMVVNKPSGLLSVPGRLEEHKDSVMTRIQRDYPQAESVHRLDMATSGVIVVALNKAAERELKRQFREREPKKQYVARVWGHPAQAEGLVDLPLICDWPNRPKQKVCYETGKAAQTEYEVLEYAPDNTARVLLKPITGRSHQLRVHMLAMGHPILGDRFYAPPEALALAPRLQLHAQTLTITHPAFGNAMTFKAPVDF
- the rapA gene encoding RNA polymerase-associated protein RapA, with the protein product MPFTLGQRWISDTESELGLGTVVAVDARMVTLLFPATGENRLYARNDSPVTRVMFNPGDTVTSHEGWQLKVEDVKEENGLLAYIGTRLDTDETNVILREVLLDSKLVFSKPQDRLFAGQIDRMDRFSLRYRARKFQSEQYRMPWSGLRGQRTSLIPHQLNIAHDVGRRHAPRVLLADEVGLGKTIEAGMILHQQLLSGAAERVLIVVPETLQHQWLVEMLRRFNLRFSLFDDERYAEAQHDADNPFETEQLVICSLDFVRRSKQRLEHLCDAEWDLMVVDEAHHLVWSEDAPSREYMAIEQLAERVPGVLLLTATPEQLGLESHFARLRLLDPNRFHDFEQFVEEQKNYRPVADAVALLLAGNRLSNDELNTLSDLIGEQDIEPLLQAANSDSDNAGSARKELIDMLMDRHGTSRVLFRNTRNGVKGFPKRELHTIKLPLPTQYQTAIKVSGIMGTRKSAEDRARDMLYPEQIYQEFEGDTGTWWNFDPRVEWLMGYLTAHRSRKVLVICAKAATALQLEQVLREREGIRAAVFHEGMSIIERDRAAAWFSEEDSGAQVLLCSEIGSEGRNFQFASNLVMFDLPFNPDLLEQRIGRLDRIGQAHDIQIHVPYLEKTAQSVLVRWYHEGLDAFEHTCPTGRTIYDQVHADLIGYLAAPENTEGFDELIKSCREKHDALKAQLEQGRDRLLEIHSNGGEKAQQLAESIEEQDDDTSLISFSMNLFDIVGINQDDRGENMIVLTPSDHMLVPDFPGLPEDGCTITFERDVALSREDAQFITWEHPLIRNGLDLILSGDTGSSTISLLKNKALPVGTLLVELIYVVEAQAPKQLQLNRFLPPTPVRLLLDKNGTNLAGQVEFESFNRQLSAVNRHTGSKLVNAVQQDVHAILQLGEAQAEKAARELIDAARSEADEKLSAELSRLEALKAVNPNIRDDELAAIESNRQQVLESLNQAGWRLDALRLIVVTHQ
- the surA gene encoding peptidylprolyl isomerase SurA, with the translated sequence MKNWKTLLLGVAMVANTSFAAPQVVDKVAAVVNNGVVLESDVDGLMKSVKLNSGQAGQQLPDDATLRHQILERLIMDQIVLQMGQKMGVKISDEQLDQAIANIAKQNNITPDQMRSRLAYDGISYATYRNQIRKEMLISEVRNNEVRRRVTILPQEVDALAKQVGNQNDASTELNLSHILIPLPENPTSDQAAEAESQARAIVEQARNGDDFGKLAITYSADQQALKGGQMGWGRIQELPSLFAQALSTAKKGDIVGPIRSGVGFHILKVNDLRGQSQNISVTEVHARHILLKPSPIMTDDQARAKLEQIAADIKSGKTTFDKAAKEFSQDPGSANQGGDLGWAAADIYDPAFRDALMKLNKGQMSAPVHSSFGWHLIQLMDTRNVDKTDAAQKDRAYRMLFNRKFSEEAATWMQEQRASAYVKVLSN
- the lptD gene encoding LPS assembly protein LptD; the protein is MKKRIPTLLATMIGTALYSQQGLAADLASQCMLGVPSYNRPLVKGDTNDLPVTINADSAKGNYPDNATFTGNVDINQGNSRLLADEVQLHQKQPEGAQAPVRTVDALGNVHYDDNQVILKGPKAWSNLNTKDTNVWEGDYQMVGRQGRGTADLMKQRGENRYTILENGTFTSCLPGSNTWSVVGSEVIHDREEQVAEIWNARFKLGPVPIFYSPYLQLPVGDKRRSGFLIPNAKYSTSNYFEFYLPYYWNIAPNMDATITPHYIHKRGNIMWENEFRYLTKAGAGLMEFDYLPSDKVFQDEHPSEGDKHRWMYYWKHAGVLDQVWRFNIDYTKVSDPYYFNDFDSKYGSSTDGYATQKFSVGYAIENFDATVSTKQFQVFDTQTNSTYGAEPQLDVNWYQNDVGPFDTRVYAQAVHFVNTNSDMPEATRLHIEPTINLPWSNDWASLNTEAKVMATHYQQKNIDKYNANPNNANDLADSVNRVLPQFKMDGKLIFERDMGMLADGYTQTLEPRMQYLYVPYRDQSKIQNYDSSLLQSDYSGLFRDRTYGGLDRIASANQLTTGVTTRIYDDAAVERFNVSVGQIYYFTESRTGDDKIQWEKDNKTGSLVWAGDTYWRMTNRWGLRGGVQYDTRLDNIATGSAAIEYRRDEDRMLQLTYRYASPEYIQATLPNYSTSDPYKDGISQVGTAASWPIADRWSVVGAYYYDTNAQKPADQMLGLQYNSCCYAIRVGYERKLNGWDTQNSQGKYDNVIGFNIELRGLSSNYGLGTQQMLRSNILPYRSSL
- the djlA gene encoding co-chaperone DjlA; this translates as MQYWGKIIGVAFAIIMGAGFWGVVLGLIIGHMFDKARSRKMAWFANQRERQSLFFSTTFEVMGHLTKSKGRVTEADIQVASVFMDRMNLHGESRIAAQNAFRIGKSDNYPLREKMRQFRSICFGRFDLIRMFLEIQIQAAFADGSLHPNERDVLYVIAEELGISRMQFDQFLRMMQGGAQFGGGYQQQHSSGGWQQAQRGPTLEDACNVLGVKSSDDVTTIKRAYRKLMSEHHPDKLVAKGLPPEMMEMAKQKAQEIQKAYELIKEQKGFK